A genomic window from Trueperella bialowiezensis includes:
- the ruvC gene encoding crossover junction endodeoxyribonuclease RuvC, with amino-acid sequence MRIMGVDPGLTRCGIGIVEASNGRRVQMVAVDVARTKPEMAPHYRLLLISEAIEEAIARHQPDVLAVERVFAQENVRSVTGTAQVAGIVMLAAAKAGLPLGMHTPSEVKAAVTGNGRAEKNQVQLMVQRILRLDAPPRPKDAADALAIAICHAWRGGALHMDSVDRAQHGGAGMLPRAEGADLTPAQRIWAGAERISRRHGAVEPKERQS; translated from the coding sequence GTGCGCATCATGGGAGTCGATCCCGGGCTGACGAGGTGCGGGATTGGGATAGTCGAGGCTAGCAACGGCCGCCGGGTGCAGATGGTGGCCGTCGATGTCGCGCGAACCAAACCTGAAATGGCCCCGCACTATCGGCTGCTCCTTATTTCTGAGGCGATTGAAGAAGCGATTGCCCGGCACCAACCTGACGTGCTCGCGGTGGAACGCGTGTTTGCGCAAGAAAACGTGCGTTCTGTGACTGGTACCGCCCAGGTTGCCGGGATTGTCATGCTTGCAGCTGCCAAAGCCGGTTTACCGCTGGGTATGCATACGCCCTCGGAAGTCAAAGCGGCCGTCACCGGCAACGGGCGGGCAGAGAAAAACCAAGTCCAGCTCATGGTGCAACGCATTTTGCGGCTTGATGCTCCGCCGCGCCCGAAAGACGCCGCGGACGCTCTTGCGATTGCGATCTGCCACGCGTGGCGCGGTGGAGCCTTGCACATGGACAGTGTGGATCGGGCTCAGCACGGGGGAGCAGGTATGCTACCGCGGGCCGAGGGCGCGGATTTGACTCCCGCGCAACGAATCTGGGCCGGAGCCGAGCGGATTTCTCGCCGTCATGGGGCAGTCGAGCCGAAAGAACGCCAGAGTTGA
- the pgsA gene encoding phosphatidylinositol phosphate synthase has product MLSSKGRPLAQVLFGPIARLFIKLGISANTVTVVGGIASSLSALFFFPQNMLLAGTIITTILVIFDNLDGQIARLTGTTSKWGAFLDSSMDRVSDGAIFAALALWGYWHADEAWRLAVVSGAIAACVAGSIVPYVRARAEGVGYTAAVGIAERADRLVAALVLVIATMLGAPHWVIGIGLWILAVLALITVIQRMVHVYRQMKDAGEA; this is encoded by the coding sequence ATGTTATCGAGCAAGGGGCGCCCGCTGGCGCAGGTGTTATTCGGTCCGATTGCCCGCCTGTTTATCAAGCTGGGAATCAGCGCGAACACGGTCACGGTGGTGGGCGGAATCGCGTCGAGTCTGTCAGCGCTGTTTTTCTTCCCGCAGAACATGTTGCTCGCAGGCACGATTATCACGACCATCCTCGTCATCTTTGACAACCTCGATGGTCAGATCGCCCGGCTGACAGGCACCACGTCAAAGTGGGGCGCCTTCTTGGATTCCTCGATGGATCGGGTATCGGACGGCGCTATTTTCGCCGCTCTGGCCCTGTGGGGGTACTGGCATGCTGATGAGGCGTGGCGGCTTGCCGTCGTGAGTGGTGCGATCGCTGCATGCGTGGCTGGCTCGATCGTGCCGTACGTACGGGCACGTGCTGAGGGCGTCGGTTACACGGCTGCGGTGGGGATCGCCGAGCGGGCAGACCGGCTGGTCGCCGCGCTCGTACTGGTCATTGCCACCATGTTGGGCGCACCGCATTGGGTGATCGGCATCGGCCTGTGGATCTTGGCGGTACTGGCACTGATCACCGTGATACAGCGTATGGTGCACGTCTACCGGCAGATGAAAGACGCGGGCGAAGCGTGA
- the thrS gene encoding threonine--tRNA ligase codes for MPNLVIDGETLNIDQPITGIEHYTANRDIVALRVDGELVDLDRDLYSFADGAVVEGVSIHEQDGLNILRHSATHVLAQAVQNKFPDVNLGIGPFITDGFYYDFGNIDPVTPELLAELEKDMKRIVKEGQRFCRRVISDDDAHTELADQPYKLELVQLKGGSDADNDQAAEGASIEVGGGELTMYDNVNRKGEVVWTDLCRGPHLPSTKLIGNGFALTRSSAAYWRGDQANDSLQRIYGTAWPSKAELVDYKKRIEEAQKRDHRKLGAELDLFSFPDEIGSGLAVFHPKGGMIRMIMEEYSRKRHLEAGYSFVNTPHITKANLFEISGHLDFYADGMYPPMHMDEVRDADGNITKQGQDYYLKPMNCPMHNLIFRSRGRSYRELPLRLFEFGTVYRNEASGVVHGLTRARGFTQDDAHIYCTREQMKDELTTLLDFVLSLLKDYGLEDFYLELSTKDPNKYVGDDETWEEATRILEEVCTASGLDLVPDPEGAAFYGPKVSVQAKDALGRTWQMSTIQLDFNLPERFELEYTAPDGSRQRPVMIHRALFGSIERFFGVLTEHYAGQFPAWLAPVQVRCIPVAEAFNDYLDDVAARLRARGVRVEVDKSDDRFGKKIRNASKDKIPFTLIAGGDDVEAGAVSFRMRDGSQDNGIPIDEAIERIVADIEAHVNQ; via the coding sequence GTGCCGAACCTAGTCATCGACGGCGAGACCCTGAACATTGACCAGCCAATCACCGGCATCGAACACTATACGGCGAATCGGGATATCGTCGCTTTGCGGGTTGATGGCGAATTAGTGGACTTAGACCGGGACCTGTACAGCTTTGCAGATGGGGCCGTTGTTGAGGGCGTGTCGATCCACGAACAAGATGGGCTCAATATTTTGCGGCATTCCGCCACGCACGTTCTCGCCCAGGCTGTGCAAAACAAGTTCCCAGACGTCAATCTGGGTATCGGCCCGTTTATTACGGACGGCTTTTACTACGATTTCGGCAATATCGATCCCGTCACGCCCGAGCTTCTTGCGGAGTTGGAAAAGGACATGAAGCGGATCGTCAAGGAGGGCCAGCGGTTTTGCCGCAGGGTCATTTCCGACGACGACGCCCACACGGAGCTTGCCGACCAGCCGTACAAGCTCGAGCTCGTCCAGCTCAAGGGCGGCTCTGATGCTGACAACGATCAGGCCGCTGAAGGTGCGTCCATCGAAGTCGGTGGCGGCGAGCTGACGATGTATGACAACGTCAACCGCAAGGGCGAGGTGGTGTGGACCGACCTGTGCCGCGGCCCGCACCTGCCTTCGACGAAACTGATCGGTAACGGTTTCGCGCTGACCCGTTCGTCGGCCGCCTATTGGCGTGGCGATCAGGCCAACGATTCGCTCCAGCGCATCTACGGCACCGCGTGGCCGTCCAAGGCAGAGCTGGTGGATTACAAGAAGCGGATCGAAGAAGCGCAAAAGCGCGATCATCGCAAGCTCGGCGCCGAACTTGATCTGTTCTCCTTCCCGGACGAAATCGGTTCAGGCCTTGCCGTCTTCCACCCCAAGGGCGGAATGATCCGAATGATCATGGAAGAATACTCGCGCAAACGGCACCTGGAGGCGGGCTATTCCTTCGTCAACACCCCGCATATCACGAAGGCGAACCTGTTCGAGATTTCCGGCCACCTCGACTTCTATGCCGATGGCATGTACCCGCCGATGCACATGGATGAGGTACGCGATGCCGACGGCAACATCACCAAGCAGGGGCAGGACTACTATCTCAAGCCGATGAACTGCCCGATGCACAATCTTATCTTCCGCTCTCGCGGCCGCTCGTACCGTGAGCTTCCGCTGCGCCTGTTCGAGTTCGGCACGGTCTACCGTAATGAAGCCTCCGGTGTGGTGCACGGGCTCACGCGGGCTCGCGGTTTTACGCAGGATGACGCGCATATTTACTGTACGCGCGAACAGATGAAAGACGAGCTCACCACGCTTCTCGACTTCGTGCTCTCGCTGCTGAAGGACTACGGCCTGGAGGATTTCTACCTCGAACTGTCCACCAAGGATCCGAACAAGTACGTAGGCGACGACGAGACGTGGGAGGAAGCCACCCGCATTCTGGAAGAGGTCTGCACGGCTTCTGGCCTAGACCTGGTTCCAGATCCCGAAGGTGCCGCGTTCTACGGTCCCAAAGTCTCCGTGCAGGCCAAGGACGCGCTCGGGCGCACGTGGCAGATGTCCACCATCCAGCTGGACTTCAACTTGCCGGAACGTTTCGAGCTGGAATACACGGCTCCGGACGGCTCGCGCCAGCGCCCGGTCATGATCCACCGCGCACTGTTCGGCTCGATTGAGCGGTTCTTCGGTGTGCTCACCGAACACTATGCGGGCCAGTTCCCAGCGTGGCTTGCCCCCGTGCAAGTGCGTTGCATACCGGTGGCCGAGGCGTTCAACGATTATCTCGACGACGTCGCAGCTCGGTTACGTGCCCGTGGCGTACGAGTGGAGGTCGATAAGTCTGATGACCGCTTCGGTAAGAAGATCCGCAACGCGTCGAAGGACAAGATTCCGTTCACGCTCATCGCGGGTGGCGACGACGTCGAGGCCGGCGCGGTAAGTTTCCGTATGCGCGATGGTTCGCAAGATAACGGGATCCCGATCGACGAGGCGATCGAGCGGATCGTCGCCGACATTGAAGCGCATGTGAATCAGTAA
- a CDS encoding NUDIX hydrolase, translating to MEHEWPLDADGFPHRQAGRCVVFNPAGQLLLILGHDVDDPDYRWWFTPGGGLDDGESAREGAARELREETGLAVAPARLVGPVLDRRSTFRFLRKTRKQDELYFIVHVDDAEQAVIDSRAEAKLTAQEQSLLDEFRWWDLGELAAVAHAGELVFPVGLAAMATVWRDGWDGTVITRVEE from the coding sequence ATGGAACACGAATGGCCTCTTGACGCGGATGGTTTTCCGCACCGCCAGGCTGGCCGCTGCGTGGTGTTCAATCCGGCTGGTCAGCTGTTGTTGATTCTTGGTCACGACGTCGACGATCCGGACTATCGCTGGTGGTTCACTCCCGGTGGCGGGCTCGACGACGGGGAAAGCGCGCGAGAGGGAGCAGCTCGTGAGCTACGCGAAGAAACCGGGCTCGCCGTCGCACCCGCACGCCTGGTTGGCCCGGTACTTGATCGGCGTTCAACGTTCCGTTTTCTTCGCAAAACACGTAAGCAAGACGAACTATATTTCATTGTGCACGTGGACGACGCCGAACAGGCAGTTATCGATTCGCGTGCGGAAGCTAAGCTCACGGCGCAGGAACAGTCCCTCTTGGATGAGTTCCGCTGGTGGGATCTAGGCGAATTGGCTGCTGTCGCACATGCGGGTGAACTGGTGTTTCCCGTCGGCCTGGCGGCCATGGCAACCGTATGGCGCGATGGCTGGGACGGCACGGTTATCACGCGCGTCGAAGAATAG
- a CDS encoding glycosyltransferase family 4 protein → MKIGIACGYSWDVPGGVQYHCRDLAAELIARGHDVSVIAPAEAEPAEDFVHPVGAAIPIRYNGSVARLAFGPKVNREVRKWLSAGQFDVLHVHEPFTPSVSMLALMSAECPVVSTFHTAMDHSRMLTMAAPIIVPILDKIQARIAVSEEARRTAVQHLGGDAWIIPNGVFVRDMQIDAKDPRFTGTPEEPTLAFLGRIDEPRKGLPVVAQAFGKIREAHPGVRLLVAGRGDVDQARAMFGEHAQAVEFLGGVSDADKALLLGSADAYLAPNTGGESFGIILVEAMSAGAFVVASDIPAFRAVLNDGEYGVHFKNEDADDLADVVNAALADPQRREETARVASQAAWRFDWGTVASHILSVYDTAIRTARIEVGE, encoded by the coding sequence ATGAAAATTGGAATCGCCTGTGGCTACTCGTGGGACGTTCCCGGAGGCGTGCAGTACCATTGCCGGGATTTAGCGGCCGAGCTCATTGCGCGAGGCCACGACGTCTCGGTCATTGCACCAGCAGAAGCCGAGCCTGCCGAAGATTTTGTGCACCCCGTGGGGGCAGCTATTCCGATCCGCTATAACGGCTCAGTTGCACGGTTAGCCTTTGGCCCGAAGGTCAACCGTGAAGTGCGCAAATGGTTATCTGCCGGGCAGTTTGACGTGTTGCACGTGCACGAACCGTTCACCCCGTCGGTGTCGATGCTCGCGTTGATGAGTGCTGAATGCCCCGTCGTGTCCACTTTCCACACGGCGATGGACCACTCCCGTATGCTCACGATGGCCGCTCCGATCATCGTTCCAATCTTGGATAAGATTCAAGCACGCATCGCGGTGTCGGAAGAGGCACGCCGTACAGCTGTCCAGCATCTTGGCGGTGACGCCTGGATCATTCCTAACGGAGTGTTCGTACGCGACATGCAGATCGACGCAAAAGATCCGCGTTTCACAGGTACACCTGAGGAACCAACTCTCGCTTTCTTGGGGAGGATCGACGAGCCACGCAAAGGTCTACCCGTGGTTGCGCAGGCATTTGGGAAGATTCGGGAAGCACACCCGGGCGTGCGGCTGCTCGTGGCGGGCAGGGGCGACGTCGATCAGGCCCGTGCAATGTTTGGTGAGCACGCGCAGGCTGTGGAGTTTTTAGGTGGGGTCAGTGACGCCGATAAGGCTCTACTCCTTGGAAGTGCGGACGCCTACCTCGCCCCGAACACGGGCGGAGAGTCCTTCGGCATTATCTTGGTGGAAGCGATGAGTGCTGGAGCGTTCGTCGTCGCGTCCGATATCCCAGCATTCCGTGCCGTGCTCAACGACGGCGAATATGGTGTGCACTTTAAGAATGAAGACGCCGATGATTTAGCCGACGTCGTCAACGCGGCTTTGGCAGATCCGCAGCGGCGGGAAGAAACGGCGCGTGTTGCAAGCCAAGCGGCCTGGCGTTTTGACTGGGGGACCGTGGCATCGCACATCCTGTCCGTTTACGATACGGCGATCCGAACTGCTCGAATCGAGGTGGGCGAATAA
- a CDS encoding PrsW family intramembrane metalloprotease, with product MNNPSPTWRPVRRYGRGFYFVVTTICVVGVLGFLNLLPMLLEGAGASGFVTSALLAAIPLFFTFLFVFYIDRFEPEPLWLYGAALAWGGGIAVVLALAGNTWWEETLAPAVLGATASENDIFRFTASIGAPVIEEFVKGLGIIVIFLFFRKHFNGPVDGIVYGAIIGGGFAFTENILYFTNYHDELGEIFQIRVLDGPLSHDAYTAFFGFFIGFAVYARSKVALLGWLVPAMAGSMFFHFTNNDGLYWMTYETYMFVNNVPVAILIIAMVVYSRNQEIMTVRNGLIPYVNSGWISAAEANMVLSMRERQRAKAWAESAARYLGAPQGEGRKAMNSFQIELVQLAHNRVRHDNLRTLGSNEYLADANDKLAHLQSIRSRFALV from the coding sequence GTGAATAATCCTTCTCCAACGTGGAGACCAGTACGCCGATACGGGCGCGGTTTTTATTTCGTGGTCACCACCATCTGCGTGGTGGGCGTCCTCGGATTCCTCAACCTCCTGCCCATGCTGCTCGAAGGAGCCGGGGCAAGCGGATTCGTTACGTCAGCGCTACTAGCAGCCATCCCGCTGTTTTTCACCTTCTTGTTCGTGTTTTACATTGACAGGTTTGAGCCCGAACCACTGTGGCTTTACGGCGCGGCCTTAGCGTGGGGTGGCGGTATCGCCGTTGTTCTTGCACTGGCCGGGAACACGTGGTGGGAGGAAACACTAGCCCCCGCGGTCCTTGGTGCTACCGCCTCGGAAAATGACATCTTCCGCTTTACCGCATCAATAGGTGCACCCGTTATCGAAGAGTTCGTTAAAGGACTCGGCATCATCGTCATTTTCCTTTTCTTCCGCAAGCACTTCAACGGTCCGGTGGACGGCATCGTCTACGGTGCGATCATCGGTGGCGGCTTTGCGTTTACGGAAAACATTTTGTATTTCACTAACTACCATGACGAACTTGGGGAAATCTTCCAGATACGAGTGTTGGACGGGCCGCTTAGCCACGACGCCTACACGGCGTTCTTCGGATTCTTCATCGGCTTCGCGGTCTATGCCCGTTCCAAGGTGGCCTTACTCGGCTGGCTTGTGCCTGCGATGGCCGGTTCGATGTTCTTCCACTTCACAAATAATGATGGCCTATATTGGATGACGTACGAGACCTACATGTTCGTCAACAACGTGCCGGTTGCCATTTTGATCATCGCAATGGTGGTTTACAGCCGTAATCAGGAAATCATGACCGTACGTAACGGGCTTATTCCCTACGTGAATTCGGGGTGGATTTCGGCTGCCGAGGCGAACATGGTGCTGTCGATGCGCGAGCGGCAGCGTGCTAAAGCGTGGGCAGAATCTGCAGCTCGCTACCTCGGGGCGCCGCAAGGTGAGGGGCGCAAGGCGATGAATAGTTTCCAAATCGAACTGGTTCAGCTGGCACACAACCGGGTGCGCCACGATAACCTGCGTACGCTCGGCTCCAACGAATATTTGGCTGATGCGAACGACAAGCTTGCGCACCTTCAGTCGATTCGTTCTCGTTTTGCGCTCGTCTAG
- the ruvB gene encoding Holliday junction branch migration DNA helicase RuvB, with translation MSEYTSSEASEIERAQEAALRPKMLSEFVGQEVVRDQLSLVLEAAVARQRPADHVLLAGPPGLGKTTLAMIIAAEVNGALRLTSGPAIQHAGDLAAILSSVHEGDVLFIDEIHRLARTAEEMLYLAMEDFRVDVMVGKGPGATSIPLPLPPFTVVGATTRAGLLPAPLRDRFGFTAHLDFYSVEELALIVERNAIKLDAELTTEAAHEIASRARGTPRIANRLLRRVQDWAQVRGSGVLDLEAAQAALDVFEVDAKGLDRLDRSVLEALCKRFNGGPVGLTTLAVSVGEEPETVETVAEPYLVREGFIVRTPRGRMATDAAWKHLGLTPPDATLFS, from the coding sequence GTGAGCGAATACACCAGTAGTGAAGCCTCGGAGATCGAACGGGCACAGGAGGCTGCACTTCGGCCGAAGATGCTCAGCGAGTTCGTCGGGCAAGAGGTCGTACGCGATCAGCTGTCGTTGGTGCTCGAGGCCGCTGTCGCGCGCCAGCGGCCTGCCGATCACGTGCTCCTTGCCGGCCCACCGGGCCTTGGGAAAACAACACTCGCGATGATTATCGCCGCCGAAGTTAATGGCGCGCTGAGGCTCACGTCCGGTCCGGCGATTCAACACGCTGGTGATCTTGCTGCCATTCTCTCATCTGTTCATGAAGGCGACGTGCTTTTTATTGACGAGATTCACCGCTTAGCCCGTACTGCTGAAGAAATGCTCTATCTGGCAATGGAGGATTTCCGGGTTGACGTCATGGTGGGTAAGGGGCCTGGTGCCACCTCGATTCCGCTTCCACTGCCACCGTTTACTGTGGTGGGAGCAACCACGCGTGCCGGGTTACTGCCCGCTCCGCTACGTGATCGTTTCGGGTTTACCGCTCACCTTGACTTTTATAGCGTGGAAGAGCTCGCACTCATCGTTGAACGTAACGCCATCAAACTTGATGCCGAGCTGACCACAGAGGCAGCGCACGAAATCGCTTCGCGTGCCCGGGGCACGCCGCGTATCGCGAACCGGCTTTTGCGGCGTGTCCAGGACTGGGCTCAAGTTCGTGGCAGCGGCGTCCTTGATTTGGAGGCCGCTCAGGCCGCGCTTGACGTCTTCGAGGTCGATGCTAAAGGCCTTGATCGTCTCGACCGCTCAGTATTGGAAGCACTGTGCAAACGGTTTAACGGAGGCCCGGTGGGGCTCACCACGCTCGCAGTGTCCGTGGGTGAAGAGCCGGAGACTGTGGAGACTGTTGCGGAGCCGTATCTCGTCCGGGAAGGCTTTATCGTCCGCACACCTAGGGGTCGAATGGCTACCGACGCCGCCTGGAAGCATCTTGGACTCACACCTCCGGACGCCACGCTCTTTTCGTGA
- a CDS encoding preprotein translocase subunit YajC, with the protein MEFIILPVALVLLFWLMSRSTRKMQQQQIEQRNEALVVGNNVVTQAGFLGRIVDIDGDAVTLESPSGDESVWLRSSIVTKMDIPLGESEYVDGDTDEGEEPESDELTNESPFIEDKETPTENK; encoded by the coding sequence ATGGAATTCATCATCCTCCCCGTCGCCCTAGTGTTGTTGTTTTGGCTCATGAGCCGTAGCACACGCAAGATGCAACAGCAGCAGATTGAGCAGCGTAACGAGGCGCTCGTCGTGGGTAATAACGTGGTGACGCAGGCTGGTTTTCTTGGCCGGATCGTTGATATTGATGGCGACGCCGTCACGTTGGAATCGCCGTCGGGAGACGAATCGGTGTGGTTGCGTAGCTCGATCGTGACGAAGATGGATATTCCGCTCGGCGAGTCGGAGTATGTTGACGGCGATACCGACGAGGGGGAGGAACCCGAATCGGACGAGCTGACGAACGAGTCGCCGTTTATTGAGGATAAAGAAACCCCCACAGAAAACAAGTAG
- the ruvA gene encoding Holliday junction branch migration protein RuvA, which produces MIASLRGQVLRITTSSAVIEAGGVGYVFLAAPDTLASLRVGEEGFVYVTMVVSREGEPTLFGFGDDDARAIFEVLKTVTGIGPRSALQILSALPPNDLRHAIASKNEAALVKVPGIGKKTAQRMVLELDGKLGEPSGAPVATESASDSEVVAALVNMGWKEHDAATALGAARQQIPDGGVADLLRAALQILGQRR; this is translated from the coding sequence ATGATCGCATCTTTACGCGGGCAAGTCCTGCGCATCACCACGTCAAGCGCGGTCATCGAAGCTGGCGGGGTTGGGTACGTTTTCCTTGCGGCACCGGACACGCTCGCCAGTTTGCGAGTAGGCGAAGAAGGCTTCGTTTACGTGACGATGGTTGTCTCCCGCGAGGGGGAGCCCACGCTTTTCGGTTTTGGTGACGACGACGCGCGGGCAATCTTCGAAGTACTGAAAACCGTGACGGGTATTGGTCCGCGTTCGGCCCTGCAAATCTTATCGGCTCTCCCGCCAAATGATTTGCGGCATGCGATTGCGAGCAAGAACGAGGCGGCGCTCGTGAAAGTACCCGGAATTGGAAAGAAAACTGCGCAACGGATGGTGTTGGAACTGGACGGCAAACTCGGTGAGCCGAGCGGCGCTCCGGTCGCAACCGAATCTGCATCGGATAGCGAGGTCGTAGCGGCACTGGTCAACATGGGGTGGAAAGAACACGATGCAGCCACCGCACTGGGCGCCGCACGCCAGCAGATACCCGATGGTGGTGTGGCTGACCTGTTGCGAGCCGCGTTGCAGATTCTTGGGCAACGGAGGTAG
- a CDS encoding phosphatidylinositol mannoside acyltransferase, with protein sequence MNILSIFRGAIWLVKVLPESVGRAFFRAIGTLAGVSNMKGAAQLRKNYQRIEPLESPWAQRLRSAKAMRSYMDYYYEAFRLPALTAEQIEARVELVNGEKLVAHMNSGRSASGALLHMGNWDLAGAWACAHLAPTYSIAEKLQPPELADLFLDFRRSLGLTIYQTGQKGTISALTQDMKAGHAFVPLLVDRDLSASGVEVKMAGHPVRVAVGSAVLAQHTGEPMFPVTITTSDFGDDAARVKRAGTRYGIKLIVGEPIYSAVEPDAPAPQRQADIIRMNQEWLDQIEPLLREHLTDWHMLQKVFVADLDPERLARARRKEEQ encoded by the coding sequence GTGAACATCCTGTCGATCTTCCGAGGTGCAATCTGGCTCGTCAAAGTCCTGCCGGAGTCGGTAGGTCGCGCATTCTTCCGAGCAATAGGCACGCTCGCCGGGGTGTCGAACATGAAAGGCGCCGCACAACTTCGCAAAAACTATCAGCGCATCGAGCCGCTGGAATCGCCGTGGGCGCAACGCCTGCGGAGCGCCAAGGCCATGCGCTCCTATATGGACTACTACTATGAGGCCTTCCGGCTACCGGCACTGACCGCCGAGCAGATCGAGGCGCGCGTCGAGCTCGTTAACGGCGAAAAGCTCGTCGCCCACATGAACAGCGGCCGCTCCGCATCGGGTGCGCTCTTACACATGGGTAACTGGGATCTTGCAGGAGCATGGGCGTGCGCCCACCTGGCTCCCACCTATTCGATTGCCGAAAAACTGCAGCCGCCCGAACTCGCCGATCTGTTCCTCGACTTTCGCAGGTCTCTCGGCCTTACGATCTATCAGACCGGGCAGAAGGGCACTATTTCCGCGTTGACGCAGGACATGAAAGCTGGACACGCTTTCGTGCCGTTGCTTGTGGACCGCGACCTGTCGGCGTCGGGCGTCGAAGTGAAAATGGCCGGGCATCCTGTGCGAGTGGCAGTGGGCTCAGCGGTGCTCGCACAGCACACTGGCGAACCGATGTTTCCGGTGACGATCACCACCTCCGATTTTGGCGACGACGCCGCGCGAGTCAAACGAGCCGGAACGCGATACGGGATCAAACTGATCGTGGGCGAACCCATTTATTCTGCAGTTGAGCCAGATGCTCCCGCGCCCCAGCGGCAAGCCGATATTATTCGGATGAATCAGGAATGGCTCGACCAGATCGAACCGCTCTTGCGCGAACACCTCACGGATTGGCATATGCTACAAAAAGTGTTCGTTGCAGACCTCGATCCCGAACGTCTCGCCAGGGCGAGACGGAAGGAAGAACAATGA
- a CDS encoding YebC/PmpR family DNA-binding transcriptional regulator, producing MAGHSKWATTKHKKAANDAKRGKLFARLVKNIEVAARTGGGDPDGNPTLYDAIQKAKKLSVPNDNINRAVKRGSGEDGGGVDYESIMYEGYGPGGVAILMEALTDNRNRAATDVRVGLTRNGGTLAEPGSVAYMFARKGVVEVDAEGNEEDDLLMAVLDAGAEEINDEGEVFEIISEPNDVVEVRKALQSAGVDYNSAEVQFVPSVKVQVDAPTARKVLALIDALEDVDDIQNVYTNLDISDEVQAELEADDS from the coding sequence GTGGCCGGACATTCTAAGTGGGCAACCACCAAGCACAAGAAAGCAGCCAACGATGCCAAGCGCGGCAAGCTGTTCGCACGCCTCGTCAAGAACATTGAGGTGGCGGCTCGTACTGGAGGTGGAGATCCCGATGGAAACCCCACGCTTTATGACGCCATTCAAAAGGCGAAGAAGCTCTCCGTTCCTAACGACAACATCAACCGGGCAGTCAAGCGTGGCAGCGGTGAGGACGGCGGAGGCGTCGATTACGAATCGATCATGTACGAAGGCTACGGCCCGGGCGGCGTTGCGATCCTCATGGAAGCGCTGACCGATAATCGCAACCGGGCCGCAACGGACGTGCGCGTGGGGTTGACCCGCAACGGCGGCACGCTCGCCGAGCCGGGATCCGTGGCCTACATGTTCGCGCGCAAGGGCGTGGTTGAAGTAGACGCCGAGGGCAATGAAGAAGACGATCTGCTCATGGCTGTTCTCGACGCCGGCGCAGAAGAGATTAACGACGAGGGCGAGGTCTTCGAAATCATCAGCGAGCCGAACGACGTCGTCGAGGTTCGTAAAGCCCTGCAAAGTGCGGGCGTGGATTACAATTCCGCCGAAGTTCAGTTCGTGCCGTCCGTCAAGGTTCAAGTGGATGCACCTACTGCACGCAAAGTGCTCGCGCTCATCGACGCGCTGGAAGATGTGGACGACATTCAGAACGTCTACACGAATCTTGATATCAGCGATGAGGTGCAAGCCGAGCTGGAGGCCGACGACTCCTAG